The nucleotide sequence CCAGCAGATCGACCGGCTCGCCTACCGGGCTGCCCCGGAACTCATGCAGATCAAGGGGGTCGGACACCGCCGCGGCCCTGCTTGTGGCAGCAGGCGACAACGCCAACCGGCTGCGTTCGGAAGCCTCCTTCGCCCACATGTCCGGCGTTGCCCCGATACCCGCCAGCTCGAGGAAGACCAACCGCAACCGTCTCAACCGAGGCGGCAACCGGGAAGCAAACCGAGCTCTCTACATGCTGGTGAATTTCCCCCAAGGCCGGGTAGTTAGCGTTTTCGCAGGTCACGCAAGAGGTGCCGTTTCCTGTGTGATGGCCGCGTAGCGCCCCGTGCGGACCCTCTTGATCATTCCCTTCTGGTCCAGCGGGCGAGTTGTCGGTAGGTGGCAACGAGAGTGACGTCGCCGAGGAGTTCGGCGATCTCCCTTGAGCGCCATAGCCGTTCGGGTTCTGCCTGCAGGATGGCCAGCACACGTGTCATGCGGGTGCTGGTCCTGCCGGGGCCGGCGTACTGGAGCACTGTGG is from Streptomyces cadmiisoli and encodes:
- a CDS encoding transposase, whose protein sequence is MAAGDNANRLRSEASFAHMSGVAPIPASSRKTNRNRLNRGGNREANRALYMLVNFPQGRVVSVFAGHARGAVSCVMAA